One genomic segment of Pseudomonas sp. p1(2021b) includes these proteins:
- the urtC gene encoding urea ABC transporter permease subunit UrtC, with protein MNQPLLVTASQKAGPRASLTIGTLVVLVLLAMPLLSLLPDGHALQVSTYTLTLVGKILCYAIVALALDLVWGYAGLLSLGHGLFFALGGYAMGMYLMRQAAGDGLPGFMTFLSWNELPWYWAGTQHFAWALCLVVLAPGLLALVFGFFAFRSRIKGVYFSIMTQALTFAGMLLFFRNETGLGGNNGFTSFRTILGFDIAAQGTRAVLFLLTVGLLLASLYLCWCLTRSKFGRLLIALRDAENRLMFCGYDPRGFKLLVWVLSAVLCGLAGALYVPQVGIINPSEMSPTHSIEAAVWVALGGRGTLIGPLLGAGLVNGMKSWLTMAFPEFWLFFLGALFILVTLYLPRGVMGLLKKRSAP; from the coding sequence ATGAACCAGCCTCTGCTTGTCACTGCCTCGCAAAAGGCCGGGCCACGCGCCTCCCTGACCATCGGCACCCTCGTCGTCCTGGTGCTGCTGGCCATGCCGCTGCTGTCGCTGCTGCCCGACGGCCATGCGCTGCAGGTCTCGACCTACACCCTGACGCTGGTGGGCAAGATCCTCTGCTATGCCATCGTCGCCCTGGCCCTGGACCTGGTATGGGGCTACGCCGGGTTGCTGTCGCTCGGCCATGGCCTGTTCTTCGCCCTCGGCGGCTACGCCATGGGCATGTACCTGATGCGCCAGGCGGCCGGTGACGGTCTGCCAGGCTTCATGACCTTCCTGTCGTGGAACGAGCTGCCTTGGTACTGGGCCGGTACCCAGCATTTCGCCTGGGCGCTGTGCCTGGTGGTGCTGGCGCCGGGGCTGCTGGCCCTGGTGTTCGGCTTCTTCGCCTTCCGGTCACGGATCAAGGGTGTGTACTTCTCGATCATGACCCAGGCACTGACCTTTGCCGGCATGCTGCTGTTCTTCCGCAACGAGACTGGCCTGGGCGGCAATAACGGCTTCACCAGTTTTCGCACCATCCTGGGCTTCGACATCGCAGCCCAGGGCACCCGCGCCGTGCTGTTCCTACTCACTGTCGGCCTGCTGCTGGCAAGCCTGTACCTGTGCTGGTGCCTGACCCGCAGCAAGTTCGGGCGGCTGCTCATCGCCCTGCGTGACGCCGAGAACCGCCTGATGTTCTGCGGCTACGACCCGCGCGGCTTCAAGCTGTTGGTGTGGGTGTTGAGCGCGGTGCTGTGTGGCCTGGCCGGCGCGCTGTACGTGCCCCAGGTGGGCATCATCAACCCCAGTGAAATGTCGCCGACCCATTCCATCGAAGCGGCCGTGTGGGTGGCCCTGGGCGGGCGCGGTACGCTGATCGGCCCGCTGCTCGGCGCTGGGCTGGTCAACGGCATGAAGAGCTGGCTCACCATGGCGTTCCCAGAATTCTGGCTGTTCTTCCTCGGCGCGCTGTTCATCCTCGTCACCCTTTACCTGCCCAGGGGGGTGATGGGCCTGCTGAAGAAAAGGAGCGCCCCATGA
- a CDS encoding AraC family transcriptional regulator, which translates to MARKYLDIPTFDHLPAPVYFRYDEFGADTHSAPHRHSWGQLNYAAHGVMHLDVEGQRFVSPPHYAVWVPPGTEHGCYNPQAIVYRSVYLDRDVCQGLPANPCSLVISDILKAILGDFAQRDLKVAQDERDLRLVQVLLDQLHLAPTQRCYLPFARSEGLRQVLDALHAEPGDNRPLADWASQVFVSERTLARQFLRELGISFGEWRLRLRFLRAIEALEAGLPIQAIAFDLGYSTASAFIAMFQRQAHCTPEQYRRRARMG; encoded by the coding sequence ATGGCCCGCAAATACCTCGACATCCCAACCTTCGACCACCTCCCGGCCCCGGTGTACTTCCGTTACGATGAGTTCGGCGCCGACACCCATAGCGCCCCGCACCGTCATTCCTGGGGGCAGCTCAACTACGCTGCCCACGGCGTCATGCACCTGGATGTCGAGGGGCAGCGCTTCGTCTCGCCGCCGCATTACGCCGTGTGGGTCCCGCCGGGCACTGAGCATGGTTGCTACAACCCCCAGGCCATCGTCTATCGCTCGGTCTACCTCGACCGGGACGTGTGCCAAGGCTTGCCGGCAAACCCTTGCAGCCTGGTCATTAGCGACATCCTCAAGGCCATCCTCGGCGACTTCGCCCAGCGCGACCTCAAGGTCGCGCAGGACGAACGCGACTTGCGCCTGGTCCAGGTGCTGCTCGACCAGTTGCATCTGGCGCCGACCCAACGCTGCTACTTGCCCTTCGCCCGCAGCGAGGGCCTGCGCCAGGTGCTCGACGCCTTGCATGCCGAGCCCGGGGACAACCGCCCGCTGGCCGACTGGGCCAGCCAGGTGTTCGTCAGCGAACGGACCCTGGCGCGCCAGTTTCTTCGCGAGCTGGGTATCAGCTTCGGCGAGTGGCGCCTGCGCCTGCGGTTTTTGCGTGCGATCGAGGCGCTGGAGGCGGGCCTGCCGATCCAGGCCATCGCCTTCGATCTGGGCTACAGCACCGCGTCGGCGTTCATCGCCATGTTCCAGCGCCAGGCCCATTGCACGCCGGAGCAGTACCGGCGGCGGGCGCGCATGGGCTGA
- a CDS encoding AI-2E family transporter: MTFTPRQVTLASWIIVFAGLLLALPLKLLPSLLAGLLVFELVNMLTPRLQPVIAGQRARWLAVALLGTLVVTTLTLLIAGAFSFLLHEAENPGASLDKFMGLVERARSQLPPFIEGYLPASAAEFKVAIGDWLKSHLGELQLVGKGMAHMFVTLLIGMILGAIVALQRIPDISRRKPLAAALFERLSLLVQAFRNIVFAQIKISLLNTFFTGIFLAVVFPLFGVHLPLTKTLIVLTFLLGLLPVIGNLMSNTLITIVGLSLSIWVAVAALGYLIVIHKVEYFLNARIVGGQISAKSWELLLAMLVFEAAFGLPGVVAGPIYYAYLKSELKRAELV, from the coding sequence ATGACCTTCACCCCCCGCCAGGTCACCCTGGCCAGCTGGATCATCGTGTTTGCCGGCCTGCTGCTGGCGTTGCCCCTGAAGCTGTTGCCCAGCCTGTTGGCCGGCCTGCTGGTGTTCGAGCTGGTCAATATGCTCACCCCCCGGTTGCAACCGGTCATTGCCGGGCAGCGTGCGCGCTGGCTGGCCGTGGCCCTGCTCGGCACCCTGGTGGTCACCACCCTGACCCTGCTGATCGCAGGCGCCTTCAGCTTCCTCTTGCACGAGGCGGAAAACCCTGGCGCTTCGCTGGACAAGTTCATGGGGCTCGTAGAGCGGGCCCGCAGCCAGCTGCCGCCGTTCATCGAAGGCTACCTGCCGGCCAGCGCCGCCGAGTTCAAGGTGGCCATCGGCGACTGGCTCAAGAGTCACCTGGGCGAGCTGCAACTGGTGGGCAAGGGCATGGCGCACATGTTCGTCACCTTGCTGATCGGCATGATCCTGGGCGCCATCGTCGCCCTGCAGAGGATCCCCGATATTTCCCGGCGCAAGCCGTTGGCCGCGGCGCTGTTCGAACGCCTGAGCCTGCTGGTGCAAGCGTTTCGCAACATCGTCTTCGCGCAGATCAAGATCTCCCTGCTCAACACCTTCTTCACCGGGATCTTCCTGGCCGTGGTGTTCCCGCTGTTTGGCGTGCACCTGCCGTTGACCAAGACCCTGATCGTGTTGACGTTCCTGCTGGGCCTGCTGCCGGTGATCGGCAACCTGATGTCCAACACGTTGATCACCATCGTCGGCCTGTCGCTGTCGATCTGGGTGGCGGTGGCGGCGCTGGGCTACCTGATCGTGATCCACAAGGTCGAGTACTTCCTCAACGCGCGGATCGTCGGCGGGCAGATCAGTGCCAAGTCGTGGGAGCTGCTGCTGGCGATGCTGGTGTTCGAGGCGGCGTTCGGGCTGCCTGGAGTGGTGGCGGGGCCGATCTACTACGCCTACCTCAAGAGCGAGCTGAAGCGGGCGGAATTGGTCTGA
- the urtB gene encoding urea ABC transporter permease subunit UrtB: MLRCLLTLFLLLPLATQASEGEFFLAAKPAEQAHLLQTWAAQPDAARLPLLENLHQGRIAENDARKVRLNNRLRSLIDNALASHRLLSDQVSIRLAAAQQLQKSAQPAQMAFLDRRFASEPDAAVHAALGLALANLQLGAEDPAVRLAAVRLLGETGDPLARPRLEALLQPDAESNAAVRTAAATSLAQVQRKLLFGELLGQAFSGLSLGSILLLAALGLAITFGLLGVINMAHGEMLMLGAYSTYMVQVMVQRYAPGALELYPLIALPVAFVVSAGVGMALERTVIRHLYGRPLETLLATWGISLILIQAIRLLFGAQNVEVSNPAWLSGGIQVLPNLVLPYNRLVIIVFALAVVLLTWLLLNRTRLGLNVRAVTQNRNMAACCGVCTGRIDMLAFGLGSGIAGLGGVALSQIGNVGPDLGQNYIIDSFLVVVLGGVGQLAGSLWAAFGLGIANKLLEPQIGAVLGKILILALVILFIQKRPQGLFALKGRVID, from the coding sequence ATGCTCAGATGCTTGCTCACTCTATTCTTGCTGCTGCCGCTGGCCACCCAAGCCAGCGAAGGCGAATTCTTCCTTGCCGCCAAGCCCGCCGAGCAGGCGCACCTGCTCCAAACCTGGGCCGCGCAGCCCGATGCCGCGCGCTTGCCGTTGCTGGAAAACCTGCACCAAGGCCGTATCGCTGAAAACGACGCGCGCAAGGTGCGCCTGAACAACCGCCTGCGCAGCCTGATCGACAACGCCCTGGCCAGCCATCGATTGCTCAGCGACCAGGTCAGCATCCGCCTGGCCGCAGCCCAGCAACTGCAAAAATCCGCGCAACCGGCGCAGATGGCCTTCCTCGACCGGCGCTTCGCCAGCGAGCCGGATGCCGCGGTGCATGCAGCCCTGGGCCTGGCCCTGGCCAACCTGCAACTCGGTGCCGAAGACCCCGCCGTACGCCTGGCCGCCGTACGCCTGCTCGGCGAAACCGGCGACCCGCTCGCCCGCCCCCGTCTGGAGGCGCTGTTGCAACCGGACGCCGAAAGCAACGCTGCAGTGCGCACTGCCGCCGCCACCAGCCTCGCCCAAGTCCAACGCAAACTGCTGTTTGGCGAACTGCTCGGGCAAGCCTTCAGCGGCCTGTCGCTGGGTTCGATCCTGCTGCTCGCAGCCTTGGGCCTGGCGATCACCTTCGGCCTGCTGGGCGTGATCAACATGGCTCATGGCGAGATGCTCATGCTCGGTGCCTACAGCACCTACATGGTCCAGGTGATGGTGCAACGCTACGCCCCGGGCGCCCTGGAGCTGTACCCGTTGATCGCCCTGCCGGTGGCCTTCGTGGTCAGCGCCGGGGTCGGCATGGCCCTGGAACGCACGGTGATCCGCCACTTGTATGGCCGCCCGCTGGAGACCCTCCTGGCGACGTGGGGTATCAGCCTGATCCTGATCCAGGCCATCCGTCTGCTGTTTGGCGCGCAGAACGTCGAGGTGAGCAACCCGGCATGGCTGTCCGGTGGAATCCAGGTACTGCCCAACCTGGTGCTGCCCTACAACCGCCTGGTGATCATCGTCTTCGCCCTGGCCGTGGTACTGCTCACCTGGCTGTTGCTCAACCGCACACGCCTGGGCCTGAACGTGCGCGCGGTGACGCAGAACCGCAACATGGCGGCCTGCTGCGGGGTTTGCACCGGGCGCATCGACATGCTCGCCTTCGGCCTCGGCTCCGGCATCGCAGGCCTGGGCGGGGTCGCTCTGAGCCAGATCGGCAACGTCGGCCCCGACCTTGGCCAGAACTACATCATCGACTCGTTCCTGGTGGTGGTGCTCGGGGGCGTCGGCCAACTGGCGGGCAGCCTCTGGGCCGCGTTCGGCCTGGGCATCGCCAACAAGCTGCTGGAGCCGCAGATCGGTGCGGTGCTAGGCAAGATCCTCATCCTTGCGCTGGTCATTCTGTTCATCCAGAAACGCCCGCAAGGCCTGTTCGCCCTCAAGGGACGGGTAATCGACTGA
- a CDS encoding PsiF family protein, with protein MKMLHVPLLVLGVMISAQGFAATAQQEKMKTCNAEATAQTLKGDERKAFMSKCLKTTQQEKMKTCNADATTKALKGDERKAFMSDCLKKK; from the coding sequence ATGAAGATGCTGCACGTACCATTGCTGGTATTGGGTGTGATGATCAGCGCGCAGGGATTCGCCGCCACTGCGCAGCAAGAAAAAATGAAAACCTGCAACGCCGAAGCCACCGCGCAAACCCTCAAGGGTGACGAGCGCAAGGCCTTCATGAGCAAATGCCTGAAGACCACCCAGCAGGAGAAAATGAAGACCTGCAACGCCGATGCCACCACCAAGGCGCTCAAGGGCGATGAGCGCAAGGCCTTCATGAGCGACTGCCTCAAGAAGAAGTGA
- the urtD gene encoding urea ABC transporter ATP-binding protein UrtD, with amino-acid sequence MKGIPPVHPEFMLEPVFDNLGAGRDAIGLGQTRKEGLDTRHGTVLSLEDISVSFDGFKALDALTLYIGVGELRCIIGPNGAGKTTMMDVITGKTRPDSGSAFFGDTLDLARMSEYQIAQAGIGRKFQKPTVFEALSVFENLELALKTDKSVWASLASRLDGEQRQRIEEVLQTLRLLPLAGRRAGLLSHGQKQFLEIGMLLVQEPQLLLLDEPVAGMTDAETEFTAELFKNLAGKHSLMVVEHDMGFVGSIADHVTVLHQGSVLAEGSLEQVQADERVVEVYLGR; translated from the coding sequence ATGAAAGGCATCCCCCCAGTGCATCCTGAATTCATGCTCGAACCGGTGTTCGATAACCTTGGGGCTGGTCGCGATGCCATCGGCCTCGGCCAAACCCGCAAGGAAGGGCTCGACACCCGCCACGGCACGGTGCTGAGCCTGGAAGACATCAGCGTCAGTTTCGACGGCTTCAAGGCGCTCGACGCGCTGACCCTGTACATCGGCGTGGGCGAGCTGCGCTGCATCATCGGCCCCAACGGTGCAGGAAAGACCACGATGATGGACGTGATCACCGGCAAGACCCGGCCCGACAGCGGCAGCGCGTTCTTCGGTGACACCCTCGACCTGGCACGCATGAGCGAATATCAGATCGCCCAGGCCGGGATCGGCCGCAAGTTCCAGAAGCCCACGGTATTCGAGGCGCTGAGCGTATTCGAGAACCTGGAGCTGGCCTTGAAGACGGACAAGTCCGTATGGGCCAGCCTCGCCTCCCGCCTTGACGGTGAGCAGCGCCAGCGCATCGAGGAAGTGCTGCAGACCCTGCGCCTGCTGCCGCTGGCCGGGCGCCGGGCGGGGCTACTGTCCCATGGCCAGAAGCAATTTCTGGAGATCGGCATGCTGCTGGTGCAGGAGCCGCAACTGCTGTTGCTCGACGAACCCGTGGCGGGCATGACCGATGCCGAGACCGAGTTCACCGCCGAGCTGTTCAAGAACCTGGCTGGCAAGCATTCGCTAATGGTGGTGGAACATGACATGGGCTTCGTCGGCAGCATCGCCGACCACGTCACCGTGCTGCACCAGGGCAGCGTGCTTGCAGAAGGCTCTCTGGAGCAGGTGCAGGCCGATGAGCGGGTGGTCGAGGTCTACCTCGGCCGATGA
- the cbpA gene encoding curved DNA-binding protein → MDFKDYYKILGVEPTADDKAIKAAYRKLARKYHPDVSKERDAEEKFKEANEAYEVLGDAQKRAEFDEIRKYGGQHGRPFQAPPGWESRGGGGGFEGGDFSDFFSSIFGARGGNPFGRGQQRSAGRRGQDVELELAIFLEETLSKESKQISFQVPQTNAAGQRTGFTTKTLNVKIPAGVTDGERIRLKGQGAPGIGGGANGDLFLTIRMAPHPLFDVEGHDLIITVPLAPWEAALGAKVAVPTLTGKINLTIRPDSQSGQRLRVKGMGLANKQGERGDLYAQLKVVMPSQSDATTRELWTKLSEKAAFNPRTQWSS, encoded by the coding sequence ATGGACTTCAAAGACTATTACAAGATACTCGGCGTGGAGCCGACGGCGGATGACAAGGCGATCAAGGCCGCCTACCGCAAGCTCGCGCGCAAGTATCACCCCGACGTCAGCAAGGAACGCGACGCCGAGGAAAAATTCAAGGAGGCCAACGAGGCCTACGAAGTGCTGGGCGACGCCCAGAAACGCGCTGAGTTCGACGAGATCCGCAAGTACGGTGGCCAGCACGGCAGGCCGTTCCAGGCGCCGCCGGGCTGGGAAAGCCGTGGTGGCGGCGGTGGTTTCGAAGGCGGCGACTTCTCCGATTTCTTCAGTTCGATCTTCGGCGCCCGGGGCGGCAACCCGTTCGGTCGTGGTCAGCAGCGCAGCGCGGGCAGGCGAGGGCAGGACGTGGAGCTGGAACTGGCGATATTCCTTGAAGAAACCCTGAGCAAGGAATCCAAGCAGATCAGCTTCCAGGTTCCGCAGACCAACGCGGCCGGGCAGCGCACCGGGTTCACCACCAAGACCCTGAACGTCAAGATCCCTGCCGGGGTGACGGACGGTGAGCGCATCCGCCTCAAAGGCCAGGGCGCCCCGGGTATCGGTGGCGGAGCCAATGGCGACCTGTTCCTGACCATCCGCATGGCACCGCACCCGCTGTTCGATGTCGAAGGGCATGACCTGATCATCACCGTGCCCTTGGCGCCGTGGGAGGCGGCCCTGGGTGCCAAGGTGGCGGTGCCGACGCTGACCGGCAAGATCAACCTGACCATCCGCCCCGACAGCCAGAGCGGCCAGCGCCTGCGGGTCAAGGGCATGGGCCTTGCGAACAAGCAGGGCGAGCGGGGCGATCTCTACGCCCAGCTCAAGGTGGTGATGCCCAGCCAGTCGGACGCCACCACGCGCGAACTCTGGACCAAGCTCTCCGAGAAAGCCGCGTTCAATCCGAGGACACAATGGAGTAGTTGA
- the urtA gene encoding urea ABC transporter substrate-binding protein, with protein sequence MKRRSLIKAFTLSASIAAMGLSWSIQAAETIKVGILHSLSGTMAISETSLKDMALMTIDEINANGGVNGKLLEPVVVDPASNWPLFAEKSRQLLSQDKVAVVFGCWTSVSRKSVLPVFEELNGLLFYPVQYEGEELSPNVFYTGAAPNQQAIPAVQYLMSEDGGAATRFFLLGTDYVYPRTTNKILRAFLHSKGVADKDIEEVYTPFGHSDYQTIVANIKKFSAGGKTAVISTVNGDSNVPFYKELANQGLKATDVPVVAFSVGEEELRGIDTKPLVGHLAAWNYFESVDNPVNQKFVADWKAYAKAKKLPGADKAVTNDPMEATYVGIHMWAQAAEKAKSTDVDKVREALAGQTFQAPSGYTLTMDKTNHHLHKPVMIGEIQDDGQFSVVWETEQPLRAQPWSPFIPGNDKRPDYAVKGN encoded by the coding sequence ATGAAGCGTCGCAGTCTGATCAAGGCCTTTACCCTCAGCGCATCGATCGCGGCGATGGGCCTGAGCTGGAGCATCCAGGCCGCCGAAACCATCAAGGTCGGTATCCTCCACTCGCTGTCCGGGACCATGGCCATCTCCGAGACCTCGCTCAAGGACATGGCGCTGATGACCATCGACGAAATCAACGCCAACGGTGGGGTGAACGGCAAACTGCTCGAGCCCGTGGTGGTGGACCCGGCGTCCAACTGGCCGCTGTTCGCCGAAAAGAGCCGCCAGTTGCTCAGCCAAGACAAGGTCGCCGTGGTGTTCGGTTGCTGGACCTCGGTGTCGCGCAAGTCGGTGTTGCCGGTGTTCGAAGAGCTCAATGGCTTGCTGTTCTACCCAGTGCAGTACGAAGGCGAAGAACTGTCGCCCAACGTGTTCTACACAGGTGCGGCGCCTAACCAGCAGGCCATCCCGGCGGTGCAATACCTGATGAGCGAAGATGGCGGCGCTGCCACGCGCTTCTTCCTGCTCGGCACCGACTATGTCTACCCGCGCACCACCAACAAGATCCTGCGCGCCTTCCTGCACAGCAAGGGCGTGGCCGACAAGGACATCGAGGAGGTCTACACACCGTTCGGCCACAGCGACTACCAGACCATCGTCGCCAACATCAAGAAATTCTCCGCCGGTGGCAAGACTGCGGTCATCTCCACCGTCAATGGCGATTCCAACGTACCGTTCTACAAGGAGCTGGCCAACCAGGGCCTGAAGGCCACCGACGTGCCGGTGGTCGCGTTCTCGGTAGGCGAGGAGGAACTGCGCGGTATCGACACCAAACCGCTGGTGGGCCACCTGGCCGCATGGAACTACTTCGAGTCGGTGGATAACCCGGTCAACCAGAAGTTCGTCGCCGACTGGAAGGCCTACGCCAAGGCCAAGAAGCTGCCCGGGGCCGACAAGGCGGTGACCAACGACCCGATGGAAGCCACCTATGTAGGCATCCACATGTGGGCCCAGGCCGCCGAAAAGGCCAAGTCCACCGACGTCGACAAGGTCCGCGAGGCGTTGGCCGGGCAAACCTTCCAGGCGCCGTCCGGCTACACCCTGACCATGGACAAGACCAACCATCACCTGCACAAGCCGGTGATGATCGGCGAAATCCAGGACGACGGGCAGTTCAGCGTGGTGTGGGAGACCGAGCAGCCGTTGCGGGCGCAGCCGTGGAGCCCGTTCATTCCAGGCAATGACAAGCGCCCTGACTATGCGGTGAAGGGCAACTGA
- a CDS encoding GNAT family N-acetyltransferase — protein MSHLIRDALADDLAGILDIYNDAVRNTTAIWNETPVDLANRQAWFAARAEQGYPILVAVDDSGVLGYASFGDWRPFEGFRHTVEHSVYVRSDQRGKGLGPVLMEALIERARGCGKHVMVAAIESGNAASIRLHERLGFVVTGQMPQVGVKFGRWLDLTFMQLMLDPGAEPRG, from the coding sequence ATGAGTCACCTGATCCGCGATGCCCTGGCCGACGATCTGGCCGGGATCCTCGACATCTACAACGATGCCGTGCGCAACACCACGGCGATCTGGAACGAAACCCCGGTAGACCTTGCCAACCGCCAGGCCTGGTTCGCCGCACGAGCCGAGCAGGGCTACCCGATCCTGGTGGCGGTGGATGACAGCGGGGTGCTGGGCTATGCCTCGTTCGGGGACTGGCGGCCGTTCGAAGGGTTTCGCCACACGGTCGAGCATTCGGTATACGTGCGCAGCGACCAGCGCGGTAAGGGCCTGGGGCCGGTGCTCATGGAGGCGTTGATCGAGCGCGCACGGGGGTGCGGCAAACACGTGATGGTCGCAGCGATCGAAAGCGGCAATGCGGCGTCGATCCGCCTGCACGAGCGGCTGGGCTTCGTGGTGACCGGGCAGATGCCGCAGGTGGGGGTGAAGTTCGGCCGCTGGCTGGACCTGACCTTCATGCAGCTGATGCTCGACCCGGGGGCCGAGCCAAGAGGCTGA
- the urtE gene encoding urea ABC transporter ATP-binding subunit UrtE: protein MLKIDSLHQYYGASHILRGLSFEAKVGEITCLLGRNGVGKTTLLRCLMGLVPAREGSVEWEGRPITALKPQQRVQAGIAYVPQGREIFARLSVEENLLMGLSRFPAREARRVPAFIYELFPVLEQMKQRRGGDLSGGQQQQLAIGRALASRPRLLILDEPTEGIQPSVIKEIGAVIRKLADRGDMAILLVEQFYDFAEALADQYLVMARGEIIQRGRGEKMQAEGVRGLVTI from the coding sequence ATGCTCAAGATCGACTCATTGCATCAGTACTACGGCGCAAGCCACATCCTGCGCGGCCTGTCCTTCGAGGCCAAGGTCGGCGAAATCACCTGTCTGCTGGGCCGCAACGGCGTGGGCAAGACCACCCTGCTGCGTTGCCTGATGGGTCTGGTGCCTGCACGCGAGGGCAGCGTCGAGTGGGAAGGCAGGCCGATCACCGCGCTCAAACCCCAGCAACGCGTGCAAGCAGGCATCGCTTATGTACCCCAGGGGCGCGAGATCTTCGCGCGCCTGAGCGTCGAGGAAAACCTGCTCATGGGCCTGTCGCGCTTCCCCGCCCGCGAGGCGCGTCGGGTGCCGGCCTTCATCTATGAGTTGTTCCCGGTGCTCGAGCAGATGAAGCAGCGCCGTGGCGGCGATCTTTCCGGCGGTCAGCAACAACAGCTGGCCATCGGCCGGGCGCTGGCCAGCCGCCCGCGCCTGCTGATTCTCGACGAACCCACCGAGGGCATCCAACCGTCGGTGATCAAGGAGATCGGTGCGGTGATCCGCAAGCTGGCCGACCGCGGCGACATGGCAATCCTGCTGGTCGAGCAGTTCTACGATTTCGCCGAGGCGCTGGCCGACCAGTATCTGGTGATGGCCCGCGGCGAGATCATCCAGCGCGGTCGCGGAGAAAAGATGCAAGCCGAGGGTGTGCGCGGCCTGGTTACCATTTAA
- a CDS encoding Hsp70 family protein, with protein sequence MSDVSPARACGIDFGTSNSTVGWHRPGVESLIALEDGKITLPSVVFFNIEERRPVYGRLALHEYLEGYEGRLMRSLKSLLGSKLIKHDTSVLGTALPFKDLLGMFIGELKKRAEANAGRSFDEVVLGRPVFFVDDDPAADQEAEDTLAEVARKIGFKEVSFQYEPIAAAFDYESGISREELVLIVDIGGGTSDFTLIRLSPQRHLVAERQSDILATGGVHIGGTDFDKQLSLQGVMPLFGYGSRMKSQALMPTSYHLNLATWHTINSLYSQKSQLALGSMRYDIEDTLGIDRLFKLIEERAGHWLAMEVEASKIELTEHESRRIDLGRIEPALAVDLTRGLFEEAIEGLLERVRGSVSELLNKAGVSEGQVDTVFFTGGSSGIPALRNSVAAMLPNARHVEGNIFGSIGSGLAIEARKRYGVA encoded by the coding sequence ATGTCTGACGTATCCCCGGCCCGTGCCTGCGGCATCGACTTCGGCACCTCCAATTCCACGGTCGGCTGGCACCGCCCCGGCGTGGAATCGCTGATCGCCCTGGAAGACGGCAAGATCACCCTGCCCTCGGTGGTCTTCTTCAACATCGAGGAGCGGCGCCCGGTCTATGGCCGCCTGGCCCTGCACGAATACCTGGAAGGCTACGAAGGGCGCCTGATGCGCTCGCTCAAGAGCCTGCTCGGCTCCAAGCTTATCAAGCACGACACCAGCGTGCTGGGGACCGCCTTGCCGTTCAAGGACCTGCTGGGCATGTTCATCGGCGAGCTGAAGAAACGCGCCGAGGCCAATGCCGGCCGCAGCTTCGACGAAGTGGTGCTGGGCCGCCCGGTGTTCTTCGTCGACGACGACCCGGCCGCCGACCAGGAGGCCGAGGACACCTTGGCCGAGGTGGCCCGCAAGATCGGTTTCAAGGAGGTCTCGTTCCAGTACGAGCCGATCGCCGCAGCGTTCGACTACGAGTCGGGCATCAGCCGCGAAGAGCTGGTGTTGATCGTCGACATCGGCGGCGGTACTTCGGACTTCACCCTGATCCGCCTGTCGCCGCAGCGTCACTTGGTGGCCGAGCGTCAGAGCGACATCCTCGCCACGGGCGGCGTGCACATCGGCGGTACCGACTTCGACAAACAACTGAGCCTGCAAGGCGTGATGCCCTTGTTCGGCTACGGCAGCCGGATGAAGAGCCAGGCCTTGATGCCCACCAGCTACCACCTCAACCTGGCGACCTGGCACACCATCAACTCGCTGTATTCGCAGAAGTCGCAACTGGCCCTGGGCAGCATGCGCTACGACATCGAGGATACCTTGGGGATAGACCGGCTGTTCAAGCTGATCGAGGAGCGTGCCGGGCACTGGCTGGCCATGGAAGTGGAAGCGAGCAAGATCGAGCTGACCGAGCACGAAAGCCGGCGCATCGACCTCGGGCGCATCGAGCCAGCGCTGGCCGTGGACCTGACCCGTGGGCTGTTCGAGGAGGCCATCGAAGGGCTGCTGGAGCGGGTGCGCGGCAGTGTCAGCGAGCTGCTGAACAAGGCCGGCGTGAGCGAGGGGCAAGTGGACACGGTGTTCTTCACCGGCGGTTCCAGCGGCATCCCGGCGCTGCGCAACAGCGTAGCGGCGATGCTGCCCAATGCCCGGCATGTGGAAGGCAATATCTTCGGCAGCATCGGCAGCGGGTTGGCGATCGAGGCGCGCAAGCGCTACGGCGTAGCCTGA
- a CDS encoding chaperone modulator CbpM, translating into MSNTLIVQLDMRTLCQEADITADCVIEIVEHGIVEPSGRTPEDWLFDDQAPLLAKRAVKLHQELELEWEGVALALELLDEVQQLRSENSMLRQRLGRFIHM; encoded by the coding sequence ATGAGCAACACCCTGATCGTTCAACTGGACATGCGAACCCTCTGCCAGGAAGCCGATATCACGGCCGACTGCGTGATCGAAATCGTCGAACACGGCATCGTTGAACCGTCGGGGCGAACGCCAGAGGACTGGTTGTTCGATGACCAGGCGCCGTTGCTGGCCAAGCGGGCGGTGAAGCTGCATCAGGAGCTGGAGCTGGAATGGGAGGGGGTGGCCCTGGCATTGGAGCTGCTGGACGAGGTGCAACAGCTGCGCAGCGAAAACAGCATGCTGCGCCAGCGGTTGGGCCGGTTCATTCATATGTGA